The Haloplanus sp. CK5-1 genome contains a region encoding:
- a CDS encoding alpha/beta hydrolase family protein — translation MNDDTHHDSEEPHSSEQSEEPRSSDGTESEQRGRDFVEDRFDRWWTRFLAKGLDRYDLRTLRSEIETWDEWCEAFAAVGEDHAERGREAEAAGNETSAGEHFLRASMYCHFGSFAWFVDEDRRETAHRRAVELWERAAPYLDPAAERVEAPYPGGADIPGYLRIPPTTPDGLDESPLVILLSGLDSTKEEQHTRASDFHARGVATLSLDGPGQGEVWYTRPMTPDYHEAISAAVDHVTGIDGIDASRLGIYGVSIGGFYAPHVAANDDRFDACVGLAGPFSVGPASLYQSVSMRDGFLHACQVDSFVEADEVTERMTLRGDIEALTAPTLAIAGGNDTVIPPEQTKRVAKRAPNGELLYYPDGDHVCKNRVSQYRPYAADWMLDHLV, via the coding sequence ATGAACGACGACACTCACCACGACAGCGAGGAGCCACACTCCTCGGAACAGAGCGAGGAGCCACGCTCCTCGGACGGTACGGAGAGCGAACAGCGCGGCCGCGACTTCGTCGAGGATCGCTTCGACCGCTGGTGGACCCGCTTTCTCGCGAAGGGACTCGACCGCTACGACCTCCGGACCCTCCGCTCGGAGATCGAGACCTGGGACGAGTGGTGTGAGGCCTTCGCTGCCGTCGGCGAGGACCACGCAGAGCGCGGCCGGGAGGCCGAGGCAGCCGGCAACGAGACCAGTGCCGGCGAGCACTTCCTCCGGGCGTCGATGTACTGCCACTTCGGCTCCTTCGCGTGGTTCGTCGACGAGGACCGCCGCGAGACGGCCCACCGACGCGCCGTCGAACTGTGGGAGCGGGCCGCCCCGTATCTCGACCCGGCGGCCGAGCGCGTGGAGGCACCGTACCCCGGCGGCGCGGACATCCCCGGCTACCTGCGGATCCCCCCGACCACACCCGATGGCCTCGACGAGTCACCGCTCGTGATCCTCCTCTCGGGTCTCGACTCGACGAAGGAGGAACAGCACACGCGAGCGTCCGACTTCCACGCCCGCGGCGTGGCGACGCTCTCCCTCGACGGGCCGGGCCAAGGCGAGGTGTGGTACACGCGACCGATGACGCCGGACTACCACGAAGCCATCTCGGCGGCGGTCGACCACGTGACGGGAATCGACGGCATCGACGCCTCGCGGCTGGGGATCTACGGCGTCTCGATCGGCGGCTTCTACGCGCCACACGTCGCCGCGAACGACGACCGGTTCGACGCCTGCGTCGGGTTGGCCGGCCCCTTCAGCGTCGGCCCGGCGTCGCTGTATCAGTCGGTCTCGATGCGTGACGGCTTCCTCCACGCGTGTCAGGTTGACTCGTTCGTCGAGGCCGACGAGGTGACCGAACGGATGACGCTCCGTGGCGACATCGAGGCGTTGACCGCGCCGACGCTCGCCATCGCCGGCGGCAACGACACGGTCATCCCGCCCGAGCAGACGAAACGGGTCGCGAAGCGCGCGCCGAACGGCGAGTTACTGTACTATCCGGACGGCGACCACGTCTGCAAGAACCGGGTGAGCCAGTACCGGCCGTACGCGGCCGACTGGATGCTGGACCACCTCGTCTAG
- a CDS encoding M24 family metallopeptidase yields MNRNARSNRRSYRRFDDAEYERRWERLRDLLEERDLDALLVYSDGGFAAHNVAYLSNYAPSFATYLVAFTDPDEPATLFVGLNNHLQDAAERAVVDDRRVLLPEPGERVADRLRAAGVSRVGIAGYDARYDLSLPHGHYRTLETRLDADLVDATVPYARLLATKGEAELDRIRKAADALDDAMAALERAAEPGLSERELRDALGAGVADSEGHVTTTFLSTAPMEGAQSGEPLPWKRKPASRTVSRGDVITTEVSAAVGGYASQIHRPYAVGSPPTDTYRDLYAVAAETYDAIRDAIEPGATTDDVADALAPIQESEFDGYDVMVHGYGGGYGPPHVGTPDATYWPGIDDPATEGWTFEAGEVLVVQPNVVTPDEGHGVQLGTTVVVTDDGTEQLHDYPMQFIEP; encoded by the coding sequence ATGAACAGGAACGCACGCTCCAACCGACGGTCGTACCGACGCTTCGACGACGCCGAGTACGAGCGACGCTGGGAGCGGCTCCGCGACCTGCTCGAGGAGCGCGACCTCGACGCGCTGCTCGTCTACTCGGACGGCGGATTCGCCGCCCACAACGTGGCGTACCTGTCGAACTACGCGCCGTCGTTCGCGACGTACCTCGTCGCCTTCACCGACCCGGACGAGCCGGCGACGCTGTTCGTCGGCCTGAACAACCACCTGCAGGACGCCGCCGAGCGGGCGGTCGTCGACGACCGCCGGGTGTTGCTCCCGGAGCCGGGGGAGCGGGTGGCGGACCGACTGCGGGCCGCGGGCGTCTCCCGGGTCGGGATCGCCGGCTACGACGCCCGGTACGACCTCTCGCTCCCACACGGTCACTACCGGACCCTCGAGACGCGACTGGACGCCGACCTCGTCGACGCGACGGTGCCGTACGCCCGACTGCTCGCCACGAAGGGAGAGGCCGAACTCGACCGGATCCGGAAAGCGGCCGACGCACTCGACGACGCGATGGCCGCGCTCGAACGGGCGGCCGAACCGGGACTGTCCGAGCGCGAGTTGCGCGACGCACTCGGGGCGGGGGTGGCCGACTCCGAGGGACACGTCACCACGACGTTCCTCTCGACGGCCCCGATGGAGGGAGCGCAGTCGGGCGAGCCACTCCCGTGGAAGCGGAAGCCGGCGTCGCGGACGGTGAGCCGAGGCGACGTGATCACGACCGAGGTGAGTGCCGCCGTCGGCGGCTACGCGAGCCAGATCCACCGCCCGTACGCAGTCGGAAGCCCGCCCACCGACACGTACCGCGACCTGTACGCGGTGGCGGCGGAGACGTACGATGCGATCCGGGACGCGATCGAACCCGGCGCGACGACCGACGACGTCGCCGACGCGCTCGCGCCCATCCAGGAGTCCGAGTTCGACGGCTACGACGTGATGGTCCACGGTTACGGCGGCGGCTACGGCCCGCCCCACGTCGGCACACCCGACGCGACGTACTGGCCGGGGATCGACGACCCGGCGACGGAGGGCTGGACGTTCGAGGCCGGCGAGGTGCTCGTCGTCCAGCCGAACGTCGTGACTCCCGACGAGGGACACGGAGTACAACTCGGCACGACCGTCGTCGTGACCGACGACGGGACCGAACAGTTACACGACTACCCCATGCAGTTCATCGAACCATGA
- a CDS encoding ABC transporter permease, whose translation MGVGHRQREIAGRLPVPRAYANRAGQVLLSVAVSLLGWHVLAVVSGLPTVILPTPLDVAAAIHANAGSMWEHVLYTAGEVVLGWTTGVAAGGLFAFGMAVSPRLRLVAYPYLIAIRILPLVVLVPILILLTGPTLVTRVLIAAILVFFPVTIATLDGLLSVPDNQVALLRSVGTPAWKRLLFVNLPNALPGVFAGLKIATPLAVEGVIIAEFLAASRGIGFRMLQAASNLRTPLLFGYMVVLVALGAVVFGAVLLADRRLQWDDADDVVSDSLWGGGGVGTSWDLSSRALLLGTLPGLIVVWHVTAGIIPHARLFLPTPAAVGAILVSSSHLFVSATVESVVTFANGWTVGAGVGFALGAVAALVPRARAVVYTYLVGFRVMPVIAFAPVLLVWLGVSVEAAVVLVAAATFFPVAMGAATGLARLPPAHADLFALVNAPAWRIFLVRLRYATPALFSGLKLSIITGISGVVVAEWFVSNAGLGVLVLQQTRTFQPDLAFAAIVWLFALGAGTFAAVSALQRRLTW comes from the coding sequence ATGGGTGTCGGCCACCGGCAGCGCGAGATCGCTGGACGTCTCCCCGTGCCGCGGGCGTACGCGAACCGCGCCGGACAGGTGCTCCTCTCGGTGGCGGTGTCGCTGCTCGGGTGGCACGTCCTGGCCGTCGTCTCCGGACTACCGACGGTCATCCTGCCGACGCCGCTAGACGTCGCGGCCGCCATCCACGCCAACGCGGGATCGATGTGGGAGCACGTCCTCTACACGGCCGGGGAGGTGGTGCTGGGGTGGACCACCGGCGTCGCCGCCGGCGGCCTCTTCGCGTTCGGGATGGCGGTCTCCCCGCGACTCCGGCTGGTGGCTTACCCGTACCTCATCGCGATCCGGATCCTGCCGCTCGTGGTGCTCGTCCCCATCCTCATCCTCCTCACCGGGCCGACGCTGGTGACGCGCGTCCTGATCGCGGCGATCCTCGTGTTCTTTCCAGTGACCATCGCCACGCTCGACGGCCTGCTGTCGGTGCCCGACAACCAGGTCGCGCTGTTGCGCTCGGTCGGAACGCCGGCCTGGAAGCGACTGCTCTTCGTCAACCTGCCGAACGCGCTGCCGGGTGTCTTCGCCGGCCTGAAGATCGCCACACCACTCGCCGTCGAGGGCGTTATCATCGCGGAGTTCCTCGCGGCCTCCCGCGGGATCGGTTTCCGGATGCTGCAGGCCGCCTCGAACCTCCGAACCCCGCTCCTGTTCGGATACATGGTCGTCCTCGTCGCGCTCGGGGCGGTCGTCTTCGGTGCGGTGCTCCTCGCAGACCGCCGCCTCCAGTGGGACGACGCCGACGACGTGGTGAGCGACAGCCTCTGGGGGGGCGGCGGGGTCGGCACGTCGTGGGACCTGTCCTCGCGGGCCCTGTTGCTCGGCACCCTCCCGGGACTGATCGTCGTCTGGCACGTCACCGCCGGGATCATTCCCCACGCGCGGCTGTTTCTCCCCACGCCGGCTGCAGTCGGAGCGATCCTCGTCTCGTCGAGTCACCTCTTCGTCTCGGCCACTGTCGAGTCGGTGGTCACGTTCGCCAACGGGTGGACCGTGGGCGCGGGCGTCGGGTTCGCGCTCGGGGCCGTCGCCGCACTCGTCCCTCGAGCCCGAGCGGTCGTGTACACGTACCTGGTCGGGTTCCGGGTGATGCCGGTCATCGCCTTCGCACCCGTCCTGCTGGTCTGGCTCGGCGTCTCGGTCGAGGCGGCCGTCGTCCTGGTCGCCGCCGCGACGTTCTTCCCGGTCGCGATGGGGGCCGCGACCGGACTCGCCCGGCTACCACCCGCCCACGCCGACCTCTTCGCGTTGGTGAACGCCCCGGCCTGGCGCATCTTTCTGGTCCGGCTCCGATACGCGACGCCGGCGCTGTTCAGCGGGCTCAAGCTCTCGATCATCACCGGTATCTCCGGTGTCGTCGTCGCGGAGTGGTTCGTCTCCAACGCCGGGCTGGGCGTCCTCGTCCTCCAGCAGACCCGGACCTTCCAGCCCGACCTCGCCTTCGCCGCCATCGTCTGGCTGTTCGCGCTCGGTGCGGGAACGTTCGCGGCCGTCTCGGCGCTCCAGCGCCGGTTGACGTGGTAA
- a CDS encoding ABC transporter substrate-binding protein, which produces MLDSEPLTRRRALAAMGVSLGATAGCVGTGSEAESADESSTQSVSVILNWKPNPTQAGYFVARERGFYEEEGLDVELVSGQGGGFAAKQVGLGNQDIGLGGGVAVLQARANDLSVRSVAGPQQTSNAALFTVAEQFDGSFEEPSDLEGTRIAVVSDSSKTKTYIRSMLSQEGILDSVELVSVGTEQQTSNLLAGNVDVGTGIFSNALALEMRGYEASLMLIGDHTPTVGRRAFTRPSYAQDNPETIRSFLRATARGWAWASNNPEGAEDVMIDVKPELEESRELGIAKIKYTAKNLIITQGVEENGWGWQSGDDWETVYHTLVDAEVLPTGLSTDRAWTNELLPEESVVRDYASQVSTDYDVDV; this is translated from the coding sequence ATGCTCGACTCGGAGCCACTGACGCGACGCCGAGCGCTGGCGGCGATGGGCGTCTCGCTCGGCGCGACCGCCGGATGTGTGGGGACCGGGAGCGAGGCCGAGAGCGCGGACGAGTCGTCCACACAGTCCGTTTCGGTGATCCTGAACTGGAAACCCAACCCCACGCAGGCCGGCTACTTCGTCGCCAGAGAGCGGGGTTTCTACGAGGAGGAGGGCCTCGACGTGGAACTCGTCTCCGGGCAGGGTGGCGGGTTCGCGGCCAAGCAGGTCGGACTCGGCAACCAAGACATCGGGTTGGGAGGTGGGGTCGCCGTCCTCCAGGCCCGGGCAAACGACCTGTCGGTGCGATCGGTCGCGGGCCCCCAACAGACGTCGAACGCGGCGCTGTTCACCGTCGCCGAGCAGTTCGACGGCTCGTTCGAGGAGCCAAGCGACCTCGAGGGGACGCGCATCGCCGTCGTCTCGGACTCCTCGAAGACGAAGACGTACATCCGGTCGATGCTCAGCCAGGAGGGGATCCTCGACTCGGTCGAACTGGTGAGCGTCGGCACCGAACAGCAGACGTCGAACCTGCTGGCCGGCAACGTCGACGTCGGGACCGGCATCTTCTCGAACGCGCTCGCTCTCGAAATGCGGGGGTACGAGGCGTCGCTGATGCTCATCGGTGACCACACACCGACGGTAGGTCGGCGGGCGTTCACGCGCCCGTCGTACGCACAGGACAACCCCGAGACGATCCGGTCGTTCCTCCGGGCCACCGCCCGCGGGTGGGCGTGGGCCTCGAACAACCCGGAGGGGGCCGAGGACGTGATGATCGACGTCAAGCCGGAACTCGAGGAGTCCCGCGAACTCGGGATCGCGAAGATCAAATACACCGCCAAGAACCTCATCATCACACAGGGCGTCGAGGAGAACGGCTGGGGTTGGCAGTCGGGAGACGACTGGGAGACGGTGTACCACACGCTCGTCGACGCCGAAGTGTTGCCGACCGGGCTGTCGACCGACCGCGCCTGGACGAACGAACTGCTCCCGGAGGAGTCGGTCGTCCGGGACTACGCCAGCCAGGTGTCGACCGACTACGACGTCGACGTGTAG
- a CDS encoding PAS domain-containing sensor histidine kinase, whose product MNGTRCRVAGAAAVGGIGLALLAVRLRFGSLPRATPVSDVAPVGLALVLFVVAGWLPRSDLAALPVFYIPAATVGGMAAVAAFTTFVTTELLPATTTVPTTILLLNFVSAGGALGLVAGLLAATTWTLRTRTAQLRRSRDEYRELFDGIGDAVVVHDTRGRIIAANDAATDRLGDDTALTDRRITDIEGDEVRSRVVIDDRIVYETAHTTADDETVPVEMSARYVRYCGSPAVLSVARNVSRRRASERQLSEARDRLRALNRVLRHDIRNDMQIVLGTAGLLDERLGDDTARDHLRTIVDTGEHVVELTRSSRDLERTLGGEEPPPLHPVSPAETIESELDRCRSAFDHATFVVESDLPDVTVRANDLLSSVFRNLLNNAVQHSDRDDPTVTVSGERRDDRVVVRIADDGPGIPAERRQSVFRKDETGLGSEGTGLGLYLVSTLVDQYGGDVWIEDNDPRGTVVAVELCVETAADGAASNGAVRDEASR is encoded by the coding sequence GTGAACGGGACGCGTTGTCGGGTCGCCGGTGCCGCCGCAGTCGGGGGGATCGGACTGGCGCTACTCGCGGTTCGACTCCGGTTCGGGAGCCTCCCCCGGGCCACGCCGGTCAGCGACGTCGCTCCCGTCGGCCTCGCTCTCGTCTTGTTCGTCGTCGCCGGCTGGCTTCCCCGGAGCGACCTCGCCGCACTCCCCGTGTTCTACATCCCCGCGGCGACCGTCGGCGGGATGGCCGCCGTCGCCGCCTTCACCACTTTCGTCACGACGGAACTCCTCCCCGCGACGACCACCGTCCCGACGACCATCCTCCTGTTGAACTTCGTCAGCGCCGGCGGTGCCCTCGGTCTCGTCGCCGGACTGCTGGCGGCGACGACGTGGACGCTCCGAACCCGGACGGCGCAACTCCGGCGCTCTCGCGACGAGTATCGGGAACTCTTCGACGGGATCGGCGACGCGGTCGTCGTCCACGACACCCGTGGTCGTATTATCGCGGCCAACGACGCGGCGACCGACAGGCTGGGCGACGACACGGCGCTCACCGACCGTCGGATCACCGATATCGAGGGCGACGAGGTTCGGTCCCGGGTCGTCATCGACGACCGAATCGTCTACGAGACGGCCCACACCACCGCCGACGACGAGACGGTCCCCGTCGAGATGAGTGCCCGATACGTCCGGTACTGCGGGTCGCCGGCCGTACTCTCGGTGGCCCGGAACGTGAGCCGTCGCCGCGCCTCCGAGCGCCAACTGAGCGAAGCCCGGGATCGGCTCCGAGCGCTCAACCGCGTCCTTCGTCACGACATCCGCAACGACATGCAGATCGTCCTCGGGACGGCGGGACTCCTCGACGAGCGACTCGGCGACGACACCGCGCGGGACCACCTCCGAACCATCGTCGATACCGGGGAACACGTCGTCGAACTCACCCGGAGCTCGCGCGACCTCGAACGGACGCTCGGCGGCGAGGAGCCCCCCCCGCTCCACCCGGTATCGCCCGCCGAGACGATCGAATCCGAACTCGACCGCTGCCGGTCCGCCTTCGATCACGCCACCTTCGTCGTCGAGAGCGACCTCCCCGACGTGACCGTCCGCGCGAACGACCTGCTCTCGTCGGTCTTCCGGAACCTCCTGAACAACGCCGTCCAGCACAGCGATCGGGACGACCCCACAGTGACGGTCTCGGGCGAGCGACGCGACGATCGGGTCGTCGTCCGCATCGCCGACGACGGCCCCGGGATTCCGGCGGAGCGACGGCAGTCGGTCTTTCGGAAGGACGAGACGGGCCTCGGCAGTGAGGGGACGGGGCTGGGACTGTACTTGGTCTCGACCCTCGTCGACCAGTACGGCGGTGACGTGTGGATCGAGGACAACGATCCACGGGGCACCGTGGTCGCGGTCGAACTGTGCGTCGAGACGGCGGCCGATGGAGCGGCGTCGAACGGGGCGGTGCGGGACGAGGCCTCCCGGTGA
- the pheA gene encoding prephenate dehydratase codes for MKAITLGPEGTYSHRAARAVADEVTFSESVTAIVEAVAAGDYRRGVVPIENSIEGSVTETLDALSSHEVSVVEEVVTPIRHALIAAGESFDVVASHSQALAQCRGFLESEYPDVNLEAVASTARGVERSRDDDAVAAIAHPDNAGDDLRVLAEDIQDRSSNATRFFVIAPAGERSDAGGKSTIIVNPNANYPGLLLELLEAFADRDINLSRVESRPTGDRLGDYLFHIDFEAGLYEDHARAAVEDVSDIADDGWVRRLGSYDTRHVV; via the coding sequence ATGAAAGCCATCACGCTCGGACCGGAAGGGACCTACTCCCACCGGGCCGCGCGGGCTGTCGCCGACGAGGTCACGTTCAGCGAATCCGTGACCGCAATCGTCGAGGCGGTGGCGGCCGGCGACTACCGGCGCGGCGTCGTCCCCATCGAGAACAGCATCGAGGGGAGCGTCACCGAGACACTCGACGCGCTCTCGAGCCACGAGGTGAGCGTCGTGGAGGAGGTCGTCACCCCCATCCGCCACGCCCTGATCGCGGCCGGGGAGTCGTTCGACGTCGTCGCCAGCCACTCGCAGGCGCTCGCCCAGTGTCGGGGCTTCCTCGAATCGGAGTACCCAGACGTGAACCTCGAGGCGGTCGCGAGCACTGCACGCGGCGTCGAACGCTCCCGCGACGACGACGCGGTCGCCGCCATCGCCCACCCCGACAACGCCGGCGACGACCTGCGGGTGCTCGCGGAGGACATCCAGGACCGAAGCTCCAACGCCACTCGGTTTTTCGTCATCGCACCAGCCGGAGAGCGGTCCGACGCCGGCGGCAAGTCAACGATCATCGTCAACCCGAACGCGAACTACCCCGGGCTGTTGCTTGAACTGCTGGAGGCCTTCGCCGACCGCGACATCAACCTCTCGCGCGTGGAGTCCCGACCCACGGGCGACCGCCTCGGTGACTACCTCTTCCACATCGACTTCGAGGCGGGACTGTACGAGGACCACGCCCGCGCGGCCGTCGAGGACGTCTCGGACATCGCCGACGACGGCTGGGTCCGTCGACTGGGCTCTTACGACACCCGACACGTCGTCTGA
- a CDS encoding sensor histidine kinase has translation MTEPLTVGVEGGYRELFDHVSDGLLVHEPDSGVVHDVNDRFVELSGFDRDELVGRRVTDLVADGHPSETAPSVVDEGTVERRMKRRDEEPFWAELSASRIDLSGEPCVLTTVRDVTERRRRRNELARFEELVEHVPTGIFRAAAEPDGTFLEVNPTMVELFDAHSKATLLSTEVAKGYADPTDWVEFLDEAADGGVRTEKFEFRTHTDEAFWGLVTVCYFENADDDAYVDGAIKDVTQTREHQRVLEEQNERLELLNRIVRHDIRNDIQLVEGMTDLLDDAVDEAARPQLETIRSRSQHVIELTDVMGDLMETLLSETGPDLEPTNLSYVLDREVREAVSAYPDATIRIRGNVPLVEVVANDMLGSVFGNLLNNAVQHSDRAEPTVTVTAEADDETATVRIADDGPGIDDDRKETVFGKGEKGLDSEGTGLGLYLVYTLVEEYGGDVWVEDNDPEGSVFVVRLDRA, from the coding sequence GTGACGGAACCGCTCACGGTCGGTGTCGAGGGAGGGTATCGTGAGCTCTTCGATCACGTCTCGGACGGGCTGCTCGTTCACGAACCGGACAGCGGCGTCGTCCACGACGTCAACGACCGGTTCGTCGAATTGAGCGGGTTCGACCGGGACGAACTCGTCGGTCGGCGGGTCACCGACCTCGTCGCCGACGGCCACCCCTCGGAGACCGCCCCGTCGGTCGTCGACGAGGGGACCGTAGAGCGTCGGATGAAGCGCCGCGACGAGGAGCCGTTCTGGGCGGAGCTGTCGGCGTCGCGGATCGACCTCTCCGGGGAGCCGTGCGTGCTGACGACAGTCCGGGACGTCACCGAACGGCGGCGGCGGCGGAACGAACTCGCTCGGTTCGAGGAACTGGTCGAACACGTCCCGACGGGCATCTTCCGGGCGGCTGCCGAACCGGACGGCACCTTCCTCGAAGTCAACCCGACGATGGTCGAGCTGTTCGATGCCCACTCGAAGGCTACGCTCCTGTCGACCGAGGTGGCGAAGGGGTACGCCGACCCCACCGACTGGGTGGAGTTCCTCGACGAGGCCGCCGACGGCGGCGTCCGCACGGAGAAATTCGAGTTCAGGACCCACACCGACGAGGCGTTCTGGGGGCTGGTCACTGTCTGTTACTTCGAGAACGCCGACGACGACGCCTACGTCGACGGCGCCATCAAGGACGTGACACAGACCCGCGAGCACCAGCGGGTGCTCGAGGAGCAAAACGAGCGACTCGAACTCCTCAACCGGATCGTCCGCCACGATATCCGTAACGACATCCAACTCGTCGAAGGGATGACGGACTTGCTGGACGACGCGGTGGACGAGGCAGCCCGCCCCCAACTGGAGACGATCCGGAGCCGATCCCAGCACGTGATCGAACTGACGGACGTGATGGGTGACCTGATGGAGACGCTCCTCTCCGAGACGGGGCCCGATCTCGAACCGACGAACCTGTCGTACGTCTTGGACAGGGAGGTTCGGGAGGCGGTCTCGGCGTATCCGGACGCGACGATACGAATCCGTGGAAACGTCCCACTGGTCGAGGTGGTCGCGAACGACATGCTCGGCTCCGTCTTCGGGAACCTGCTGAACAACGCCGTCCAGCACAGCGACCGGGCGGAGCCGACCGTCACCGTCACCGCCGAAGCGGACGACGAAACGGCGACCGTTCGCATCGCAGACGATGGGCCGGGTATCGACGACGACCGGAAGGAGACGGTGTTCGGCAAAGGCGAGAAGGGACTGGATAGCGAGGGGACGGGGTTGGGGCTGTACCTGGTCTACACCCTCGTCGAGGAGTACGGCGGTGACGTGTGGGTCGAGGACAACGACCCCGAAGGGAGCGTCTTCGTCGTTCGCCTCGACCGCGCGTAG
- the hisH gene encoding imidazole glycerol phosphate synthase subunit HisH, producing MSLSEPPAGALADVVIVDYGLGNLRSATRGLERAGADVTITDDPDDFAAADGVVLPGVGAFREGMENAGPYREALTDSVERGQPVFGICLGMQMLLTSSEEADHAGEGEVVGLDFVPGRNVRFDEGQKVPHMGWNELSVERDHPLVTGVEGGRGGSVDGEYAYFVHSYYAAPNDDRAVVATTDHGRTFPAVIGNEAGTVFGTQFHPEKSGETGLTILRNFVDVCSKR from the coding sequence ATGAGCCTGTCCGAACCGCCGGCGGGGGCGCTCGCGGACGTGGTCATCGTCGACTACGGCCTCGGCAACCTCCGGTCGGCCACGCGCGGCCTCGAACGCGCCGGCGCGGACGTGACGATCACCGACGACCCCGACGACTTCGCCGCCGCCGACGGCGTCGTCCTGCCGGGGGTCGGCGCGTTCCGCGAGGGAATGGAGAACGCCGGGCCGTACCGGGAGGCATTGACCGACTCCGTCGAGCGCGGACAGCCGGTCTTCGGCATCTGTCTGGGGATGCAGATGCTCCTGACGTCGAGCGAGGAGGCCGACCACGCCGGCGAAGGCGAAGTCGTCGGCCTCGACTTCGTCCCCGGTCGGAACGTCCGGTTCGACGAGGGACAGAAGGTTCCCCACATGGGTTGGAACGAACTCTCCGTCGAGCGCGACCATCCGCTCGTAACCGGCGTCGAGGGCGGGCGCGGCGGCTCCGTCGACGGCGAGTACGCCTACTTCGTCCACTCGTACTACGCCGCCCCGAACGACGACCGGGCGGTCGTGGCCACGACCGATCACGGCCGCACCTTCCCCGCAGTGATCGGAAACGAGGCTGGTACCGTGTTCGGGACGCAGTTCCACCCCGAGAAGAGCGGCGAGACGGGGTTGACGATCCTGCGCAACTTCGTCGACGTCTGTTCCAAACGCTGA